In a single window of the Drosophila subpulchrella strain 33 F10 #4 breed RU33 chromosome X, RU_Dsub_v1.1 Primary Assembly, whole genome shotgun sequence genome:
- the LOC119558267 gene encoding uncharacterized protein LOC119558267 isoform X1 has translation MEKNIEELLGEVRGIHQGLNALTEAVGSLTAYVRQSGKVDTKIVETMERSFPLCIAEDLQGIDTKLVDGNSENYTKLMVTLLKNGRLSRSILNVLSEDLVLPHNLEGGQNKKKLKAYPNFVRALLSSRYHSIFRNPSVCQMIRAIYLPHLSNSRGNGLC, from the exons ATGGAAAAAAACATAGAGGAGCTTCTTGGGGAAGTGAGGGGTATCCACCAAGGCCTCAATGCCCTTACAGAGGCAGTGGGCTCCCTAACCGCCTACGTAAGGCAGTCGGGCAAGGTGGATACGAAGATAGTCGAGACCATGGAGCGCTCCTTCCCTCTATGCATAGCCGAGGATCTCCAAGGGATCGACACTAAACTAGTGGACGGAAATTCGGAGAACTAT acaaaGCTGATGGTAACGCTACTCAAAAATGGAAGGCTGAGCCGTTCCATACTAAACGTTCTTTCAGAGGACCTTGTTCTGCCCCACAATTTGGAGGGGGGCCAGAACAAGAAGAAGCTCAAAGCTTACCCAAATTTCGTACGCGCCTTGTTAA GTTCCAGGTACCATTCCATTTTTCGTAATCCTTCCGTATGTCAAATGATACGAGCAATTTATCTACCTCATTTAAGCAACTCACGGGGCAATGGGTTAtgctaa
- the LOC119558267 gene encoding uncharacterized protein LOC119558267 isoform X2, protein MEKNIEELLGEVRGIHQGLNALTEAVGSLTAYVRQSGKVDTKIVETMERSFPLCIAEDLQGIDTKLVDGNSENYTKLMVTLLKNGRLSRSILNVLSEDLVLPHNLEGGQNKKKLKAYPNFVRALLRSSRSRR, encoded by the exons ATGGAAAAAAACATAGAGGAGCTTCTTGGGGAAGTGAGGGGTATCCACCAAGGCCTCAATGCCCTTACAGAGGCAGTGGGCTCCCTAACCGCCTACGTAAGGCAGTCGGGCAAGGTGGATACGAAGATAGTCGAGACCATGGAGCGCTCCTTCCCTCTATGCATAGCCGAGGATCTCCAAGGGATCGACACTAAACTAGTGGACGGAAATTCGGAGAACTAT acaaaGCTGATGGTAACGCTACTCAAAAATGGAAGGCTGAGCCGTTCCATACTAAACGTTCTTTCAGAGGACCTTGTTCTGCCCCACAATTTGGAGGGGGGCCAGAACAAGAAGAAGCTCAAAGCTTACCCAAATTTCGTACGCGCCTTGTTAA gaTCCAGCCGAAGCAGACGTTGA